The following are encoded together in the Juglans microcarpa x Juglans regia isolate MS1-56 chromosome 2D, Jm3101_v1.0, whole genome shotgun sequence genome:
- the LOC121248808 gene encoding uncharacterized protein LOC121248808 codes for MASCPPSFFVSVKPPLKHRALQAMHIRAQSFSNEGESSNIVDANLTVLRDKIELLKTKERLERCCKCENGWNYVPGYDYELKRDKEMSQFFELVGFVCGSLGFTCLGGSVCLCLVSFFLHLIQ; via the exons ATGGCTTCTTGTCCGCCTTCCTTCTTTGTTTCAGTAAAACCGCCTCTCAAGCACCGTGCTCTTCAAGCCATGCATATAAGAGCTCAGAGCTTTAGTAATGAAG GGGAATCAAGTAACATAGTCGATGCAAACTTGACTGTTCTTAGAGACAAAATAGAGCTGCTTAAGACCAAGGAGAGGCTCGAGCGGTGTTGCAAATGTGAAAATGGTTGGAATTATGTCCCTGGATATGATTATGAACTCAAAAGAGATAAAGAGATGTCACAGTTCTTTGAGCTTGTAGGTTTCGTTTGTGGGAGTCTTGGTTTTACCTGTCTTGGTGGCAGTGTCTGTCTTTGCCttgtttccttctttcttcATTTGATTCAATAA